GGATCAGATCGCGGTCGCCGGTGACGATGTCGACACGGTCCGGATCGCTGACCGGCGCACACAGCACGGCGAGCGCGTCGTCGGCCTCCCAGCCCGGGGCCTCGACGCACTCCTGTCCCAGCACGGCCAGCACGCGCCGCAGCAGCGGGAACTGCTCGGGCAGGCCCTCGGGATCCTCGGCGCGGTCGCCCTTGTAGCCGTGATAGGCCGCCACCCGTCCCGCGGGGCGCCAGTCCGCGTCGAACGTGTGCACGACCCGGTCGGGACCGTGATCGCCGATCAGCCGTGCCGTCATGTCCAGGTACCCACGCACAGCGTTGACCGGCCGCCCACGGCCGTCGGTGATCGAGTCGGGCAGGGCGAAGAACGCCCGGTACATCAGGCTCGAGGTGTCGAGCAGCAGCATCCGCGTCATCACGCGTAGCCTAGGGCGTCCGCGCGATGGGGACCGGCTGCACACGCGCCGGCGAGGACGGAGGAGGCCAGCGATCGTGAGTGCCGTGCTGCTGTGGATCACCGGAGCGTCGTCGGGCATCGGCGGGGCGATGGTCGATGCGGTGCCCTACGACGACGTGCACATCGTCGACATCTCGCGATCCGGTGGCACGCCCGGCACCGAGCACGTGCCGGCGGACCTCGCCGACCCGAATGCCTGGAGCGCGATCGCCGCGCACTTCCAGGCGCGCGTGGCGCAGTTCGACGGTGACCACGTCTGCTTCGTCCATGCCGCAGCGTCACTGTCGCCGATCGGGTTCGCCGGCGAGGTCGATCACGCGACCTATCAGCGCACGGCACTGCTGAACGCGGCCGCGCCGCAGGTGCTGGGCGACGCACTGCTGCACGCCTTGGAGGTGTCGCCCTTCGACGGCACGGCCGACCTCGTCTTCATCTCGTCAGGAGCTGCCAAGCGGCCCATCGAGGGCTGGTCTGTCTACTGCGCGGGCAAGGCGGGCCAGGACATGTGGGTGCGCACGGTCGGCGCCGAGCAGCAGCGGCGGGGCACCCGACGCCGCGTGCTGGCGATCGCCCCGGGCGTCGTCGCGACGCAGATGCAGGAGCGGATCCGCGCGACGGACGCCCACGACTTCCCCGATGTCGACCGCTTCCGCGAGCTGCACGCCGACGGCGCGCTGCTCGACCCGGCCGACAGCGCCCGTCGGGTGTGGGCGCTTGTCACCGGCGATGCCGCGTCCGGATCGGTGCTCGACGTGCGCGACCTGTGAGCGCGTCAGCGGTCACTGGACAGGCCGGGGGGCAACCTGCTCGCGCCAGCGAGGAGGTTGGGCTGTGAGCGCGACGCCGGCGCTGCCCCACGCGTTCTTCGTCCCGGACGGCGACGCGTTCGTC
The genomic region above belongs to Euzebyales bacterium and contains:
- a CDS encoding SDR family NAD(P)-dependent oxidoreductase gives rise to the protein MSAVLLWITGASSGIGGAMVDAVPYDDVHIVDISRSGGTPGTEHVPADLADPNAWSAIAAHFQARVAQFDGDHVCFVHAAASLSPIGFAGEVDHATYQRTALLNAAAPQVLGDALLHALEVSPFDGTADLVFISSGAAKRPIEGWSVYCAGKAGQDMWVRTVGAEQQRRGTRRRVLAIAPGVVATQMQERIRATDAHDFPDVDRFRELHADGALLDPADSARRVWALVTGDAASGSVLDVRDL